CCAAGACTTGTAGACATTATTTTTCGAATTGCCAAAGAAAGAAACATACCGATTTACCGATATGTTTCTCAAGGTGGTGGGACTGATGCAGAAGAGCTTCAATATTCTGGATACGGAACTCCTACAGTTAGCATCTCAATTCCGCAGCGCTATTTACATTCAACATATGGCCTAATTAGTATTTCTGACATTAAAGCTGCAACTGATTTAATTGAGGCTTTTATTTTAGAATTTGGCCAAGAAGAAAATGAACAATTAATTTATAAATAATAGTTTAAAATTCTTTTTGTTATATTTGAAATTTAATAGTAATTAAGCTAATAAATAAAATAAATTGGTTGTTTTAGTGCTTTTTCTGCTTCTGCTTTAGCAAGTTTTGAATCATCTCATTTTACAGTATGACCGTCACTTTTAATTTCACCGGATCCTGTTGTAAAAGTTCGATAAACAGCCGCAGCGCCCAATAAAGCAGGTGCTATTTTTCCGACTGCAGTTGCTATGTTTGAAATAACAGCAAAAGCACCAGCTCCGCCAGTTTCATATTTATCTTTTTCGCTTAATTTAACGAAATTTTGGTTTGGTTGTTTTTTCATTATTTGTATCTCCTTTCACCCAAAGTTAGTCAAACGCCCAAAAAACATCTAAAAAAGGAAAAATTTAGGTAAAAAGTGCAAGTTTTCATATTATCCCGCGATGAAGCATTAAAAATAATTAAAAATCCAAAATTTTTGCAAGGAAAAATTTTGGATTTATCATCCTTTAATTTTCAAGAAATTGATGATTTTGCTTTTTCAGGAATGAATTTAGAAATAAAAAAACTAATTTTGCCAAATTCACTTTTAAAAATTGGCGAGTCTGCTTTCATGTTAAATAAAATTGAGGAAGTAGTTTTTGGCCCAAATGTTGAAATTATTTTAGACTCAGCTTTTGAATCTAATATAATAAGGAATATTAAAATTCCTGAAAAAGTAACTATATTAAATAGCTCAGTTTTTGCAGGTAATCAAATTGAAAACCTCGTAATTCCTGAATGAGTTAGCCAAATTAAATCTGATTCATTTGCTGACAATAGTATCCAAACCATTAAATTTAATTCGAACAAAATTAATGTTGATATTTACTCTTTTGTTGGAAACTCACCAAAAAAAATCGATATTTTTGGTGAGTTTTCTTTTAAAAATGAAAGTAAGTTGTTGAATTTCTATAAAGTTAAACTGGATTTTTTCAAAAATTTTGACAAATTTGAAAATAACTTCAAAATTATTGTTGACAATTTTGAAGTTAGCCAAATTTTCTTATCATTTAATTGAGAGAATTTAGAGACTGTAAACTTAATTTCCCCTCATTTTCAAACTGAAAAAGAACTTGAAATTTTTATTAACAAGTCAAAAATAGATAAAAATCTTCATTTTGAAGGTTCAGGGTCTGATTTTTTGAAAAAAATATTAAAAATTTGCTAATATTTTTTAGTTTGATATTATAATTATAAATAATTTTTTATATATTTTCAACAATTTGAAAACTAAAAACAAGGACACAAACAAAAATCATGAATGCAATGAAAAATTATATTTCAAAAAGAACGAAAATAATTGCAACAATCGGCCCATCGACCCAAGACTATGAGGTTTTAAAAAAATTAGTTTTGGCTGGAGTTAGTGTAATTCGGGCTAATTTTTCTCACGGAACATATGAAGAGCAGCGTCAAAAATTCGAAAATGCTCGTAAAGCTTCTGAAGAACTTCAAATTCCGATTTCAATTATGCTTGACACAAAAGGGCCTGAAATCCGTGTAGGTAAAATTCTTAATGGTTCGCAAAAAATTCTTGCAAATCAACACTTAACTGTCCTAACTGATAAAGATTCTTATGAAAATTTTGAAGGAACTGACCAAATAATAACTGTTTCACACGAAATTGATAAAGACTTAAAAGTTGGCGACAGAGTTCTTTTTGATGATGGCAAATTACAATCAGAAGTTGTTGAAATTGAAGATGGAAAAGTTGTAGTAAAGACAAAAAATTCTCACATTTTAAAACCAAATAAGCGCCTAAATATGCCTGGTGTTCCTTTTTCATTACCTTTTTTATCGCAAAAAGATATTAACGACGTGCTTTTTGGCATTTCAGAAAATATTAATTATGTTGCTGCATCCTTTGTAAATTCAGCAGAAAATGTCAAAGAATTACGTAAACTTTTAGATGAAAACGGTGGTTCTCACATTCAAATAATTTCAAAAATCGAATCTACTTTAGGTCTTGAAAATATCGATGAAATTATCGAGTTATCCGATGGAATTATGGTAGCCCGTGGTGATTTAGGATTGGAAGTTCCTTATGAAGAAGTTCCATATCAACAAAAAAGAATAATTAGAAAATGTCGTTTTGCTGGCAAAACTGTTGTTGTTGCGACACAAATGCTTGATTCAATGGAAAAATCTTCTCAACCAACCCGTGCTGAGGTTTCTGATGTTTATTGAGCAACTGAATTAGGTGCTGATGCAACAATGTTGTCTGGTGAATCAGCTCAAGGACAATTTCCAATTGAGTCCGTTCAGGTTATGTCCGTAATTAATAAAAGAGCAGAAAAAGAGTTCTATAATAAGCTTTTTTATACAAAACAGTTGGCAGTAATTACCAAAAATTCAAAAGGTCCTCGAGCAAAAATTGCTCACAAATTAGCTCACCTTGCTTACGAAAATGAAATAAAATATACTGTTGTTCTATCAAGAACCGGTGAACTTTTAAAAGCAATAGCTAAGTTTCGTCCAAATACCGCCGTTATTGGTGTTGTAAATAATGAAAAATTAATTTCAGGATTTGGAATAACATCTTCAGTTTTTGTTTCAATTAATTCTATTTCCGAATTTAACGCGATAAAAGGTGACTTTAATTTAGCACGCAATGTTTTAAAACCGTTTGGAGCTGAAAAGGGAGACACCTTTTTAGTTGTAGAAAACGAAAAAATGGTGCAATTTGTTTATTAATTTTTAAATTTTTAAAAATTTGCTTTTGAAAATTTAAAAATTAAGTATAATTATAATGCAAATTTTTATTTGCAGAAAGTAGATTTGCTC
Above is a window of Mesomycoplasma ovipneumoniae DNA encoding:
- a CDS encoding leucine-rich repeat domain-containing protein: MQVFILSRDEALKIIKNPKFLQGKILDLSSFNFQEIDDFAFSGMNLEIKKLILPNSLLKIGESAFMLNKIEEVVFGPNVEIILDSAFESNIIRNIKIPEKVTILNSSVFAGNQIENLVIPEWVSQIKSDSFADNSIQTIKFNSNKINVDIYSFVGNSPKKIDIFGEFSFKNESKLLNFYKVKLDFFKNFDKFENNFKIIVDNFEVSQIFLSFNWENLETVNLISPHFQTEKELEIFINKSKIDKNLHFEGSGSDFLKKILKIC
- the pyk gene encoding pyruvate kinase, with amino-acid sequence MNAMKNYISKRTKIIATIGPSTQDYEVLKKLVLAGVSVIRANFSHGTYEEQRQKFENARKASEELQIPISIMLDTKGPEIRVGKILNGSQKILANQHLTVLTDKDSYENFEGTDQIITVSHEIDKDLKVGDRVLFDDGKLQSEVVEIEDGKVVVKTKNSHILKPNKRLNMPGVPFSLPFLSQKDINDVLFGISENINYVAASFVNSAENVKELRKLLDENGGSHIQIISKIESTLGLENIDEIIELSDGIMVARGDLGLEVPYEEVPYQQKRIIRKCRFAGKTVVVATQMLDSMEKSSQPTRAEVSDVYWATELGADATMLSGESAQGQFPIESVQVMSVINKRAEKEFYNKLFYTKQLAVITKNSKGPRAKIAHKLAHLAYENEIKYTVVLSRTGELLKAIAKFRPNTAVIGVVNNEKLISGFGITSSVFVSINSISEFNAIKGDFNLARNVLKPFGAEKGDTFLVVENEKMVQFVY